The following are encoded in a window of Flavobacterium cupriresistens genomic DNA:
- a CDS encoding SDR family NAD(P)-dependent oxidoreductase — translation MTAHTKIALVTGGSRGLGKNMALAIAKKGIDVILTYNSKKEEAETTAKEIESLGQKAVAIQLNVSKSDTFDSFLGEVQTALKDTFHTDKFDFLVNNAGIGIHKPYIETTEADFDELSNIQFKGPFFLTQKALPNMNDGGGIVNISTGLARFSFPGYAAYAAMKGAMETLTKYQAKELGARKIKVNIVAPGAIETDFGHGAVRDNEQLNQHIASLTALGRVGLPDDIGGVVAFLCTEDARWVNAQRIEVSGGMNL, via the coding sequence ATGACAGCACACACAAAAATCGCCTTAGTAACTGGCGGAAGCAGAGGTTTAGGAAAAAACATGGCATTGGCTATAGCAAAAAAAGGAATCGATGTTATTCTGACTTACAACAGTAAAAAAGAAGAGGCAGAAACTACAGCAAAGGAAATAGAAAGCCTAGGTCAAAAAGCGGTAGCGATTCAATTGAATGTCTCGAAATCAGATACTTTTGATTCTTTTTTAGGAGAAGTACAAACGGCTTTAAAAGACACTTTTCATACAGACAAATTTGATTTTCTAGTGAACAACGCCGGAATCGGAATTCACAAACCTTATATCGAAACTACAGAAGCTGATTTTGACGAGTTGAGCAACATTCAATTTAAAGGGCCTTTTTTCCTGACTCAAAAAGCACTCCCCAACATGAATGACGGTGGTGGAATTGTAAATATTTCAACGGGACTGGCCCGATTTTCATTCCCCGGTTATGCTGCATATGCTGCGATGAAAGGAGCTATGGAAACCTTAACTAAATATCAGGCAAAAGAATTAGGCGCCAGAAAAATCAAAGTGAATATAGTCGCTCCGGGTGCCATAGAAACTGATTTTGGACATGGAGCCGTAAGAGACAATGAACAATTAAATCAACACATCGCTTCACTAACGGCTTTGGGAAGAGTTGGTTTACCGGATGATATTGGAGGCGTTGTAGCCTTTTTATGTACAGAAGATGCCCGCTGGGTCAATGCACAACGCATTGAAGTTTCAGGTGGGATGAACTTATAA
- a CDS encoding PepSY-like domain-containing protein, whose translation MKNVLLLLIFLGSGYLRAQEGIAMKEVVTPPEVVRFAFEKQYPNKTAVWAMEYVGDDNDEIRYEAKFNLTTKTKALSVYDNLGNLKATETQIPLSQLPPKAQAYLKQNYPAKAIREIAIVVDDKNKTTYEVGIEKKTKFYDVVFDKNGGFDVIIQKD comes from the coding sequence ATGAAAAACGTTTTATTACTTCTTATTTTTCTAGGTAGTGGTTATTTGAGGGCGCAAGAAGGCATTGCGATGAAAGAAGTTGTAACGCCACCGGAAGTAGTTCGTTTCGCTTTTGAAAAACAATATCCGAATAAAACAGCCGTGTGGGCGATGGAATATGTAGGTGATGATAATGATGAAATCAGGTATGAGGCAAAATTCAATCTTACAACAAAGACAAAAGCCCTTTCCGTTTATGATAATTTAGGAAATTTAAAAGCGACTGAAACACAGATTCCGTTAAGCCAGCTTCCGCCAAAAGCACAAGCGTATCTGAAACAGAATTATCCGGCAAAAGCCATTCGCGAAATTGCAATAGTGGTAGATGACAAAAACAAAACAACGTATGAAGTCGGAATAGAAAAAAAGACAAAATTTTACGATGTCGTTTTTGATAAAAACGGAGGTTTTGACGTCATCATTCAAAAAGATTAA
- a CDS encoding LytR/AlgR family response regulator transcription factor: protein MREPKKCIIVDDEPAAHYVLANYIKQNPQLELVFQGYNGIETMDYLRENKVDLMFLDINMPEISGMELLKILPTHPKTILTTAYSEFALESYDYGVIDYLLKPIYFPRFLKAIDRFFATENVKEKEEEAIVSSVSVKVDGYFVDIALEQLLYAQSFGNYVKLHTTKKTYLASITTTELEKCLPEKNFMRIHKSYIVSLDKIESTEKDFVSIKKEKLPIGITYKRELSDRLKK from the coding sequence ATGAGAGAACCCAAAAAATGCATTATTGTTGATGATGAGCCGGCAGCACATTATGTACTGGCGAATTATATCAAGCAAAATCCACAATTGGAGCTTGTTTTTCAAGGTTATAATGGCATTGAAACAATGGATTATCTGCGTGAAAACAAAGTCGATTTGATGTTTCTCGACATTAATATGCCTGAGATTTCAGGAATGGAATTGTTGAAGATTCTTCCCACACACCCGAAGACTATTTTGACAACGGCTTACTCTGAATTTGCACTCGAAAGTTATGATTATGGCGTAATAGATTATCTTTTAAAACCCATCTATTTTCCCAGATTTCTAAAAGCAATTGATCGTTTTTTTGCCACGGAAAATGTAAAGGAAAAAGAGGAGGAAGCAATCGTTAGTTCGGTAAGTGTAAAAGTAGACGGCTATTTTGTTGATATTGCATTAGAGCAGCTTTTGTACGCACAGAGTTTTGGGAATTATGTGAAGCTACATACCACCAAAAAGACCTATTTAGCTTCTATTACCACAACGGAATTAGAGAAATGCCTTCCGGAAAAGAACTTTATGCGAATTCATAAATCGTATATCGTTTCGCTCGATAAAATTGAAAGCACTGAGAAAGATTTTGTTAGCATTAAAAAAGAAAAATTACCGATTGGAATTACTTATAAAAGAGAGTTGTCCGATCGATTAAAAAAATAA
- a CDS encoding sensor histidine kinase produces MNKKLENMLDNKWWQEIAVVAFSFTIYTLKNDWMLFSSATSILMGIFFYCVLYMHAQFNRFFLLPILFRTKRPLTYIFLTLFGVFVFSLVLYELTRLDMFSNCRLYQNSHQRSYVYQLASVLGTLVCILSPIIVFKFYRIHKKQTDETLLFNQMQLNSLKGQLNPHFLFNTFNTLYGISLEFPDRTPDLIMKVSQLMRYQLESNNKQCVSLEEELEFINSYVQLEKERVGYRCEITYDCKIDNENAYKVSPMLLIAFIENAFKHGTCAIEKCFVRIIVTVENGLLHLHVVNSIPKKKTDVVSTKIGLKNTIERLNLIYGKDYKLDIQDDKNTYIVDLKVQLKKFV; encoded by the coding sequence ATGAATAAGAAGCTGGAAAATATGTTGGATAACAAATGGTGGCAGGAGATTGCCGTTGTTGCCTTTTCCTTTACGATTTATACATTAAAAAACGACTGGATGTTATTTAGTTCAGCGACTTCTATTTTAATGGGGATTTTTTTCTACTGCGTTTTGTATATGCATGCCCAGTTCAATCGTTTTTTTCTGTTGCCAATACTTTTCAGAACCAAAAGACCTTTAACGTATATCTTTTTGACTTTGTTCGGGGTGTTTGTTTTTTCGCTTGTTTTATACGAATTAACTAGGCTCGACATGTTCAGCAATTGTCGTTTGTATCAAAATTCACATCAAAGAAGTTACGTATATCAACTGGCCAGTGTATTGGGGACATTGGTCTGCATTTTGAGTCCGATTATTGTTTTTAAGTTTTATAGAATTCACAAAAAACAAACAGACGAAACGTTATTATTCAACCAAATGCAGTTGAATTCTTTGAAAGGACAATTGAATCCGCACTTTTTATTCAATACGTTTAATACACTTTACGGAATCAGTTTAGAATTTCCCGACAGAACACCGGATTTGATTATGAAAGTGTCACAATTAATGCGATATCAGCTCGAGAGTAATAACAAACAATGCGTATCTTTAGAAGAAGAGTTGGAATTTATAAACAGTTACGTGCAGCTTGAAAAAGAGCGTGTAGGCTACCGTTGTGAGATTACATACGATTGTAAAATTGACAACGAAAACGCCTATAAAGTTTCGCCAATGTTACTGATTGCTTTTATTGAAAATGCCTTTAAACATGGAACCTGTGCCATTGAGAAATGTTTTGTCAGGATTATTGTAACGGTCGAAAATGGGTTATTACATTTGCATGTGGTTAATTCTATTCCCAAGAAAAAAACAGACGTGGTTTCGACTAAAATTGGTTTGAAAAATACGATTGAGCGTTTGAATCTGATTTATGGGAAAGACTATAAATTGGACATTCAGGATGATAAAAACACCTATATCGTTGATTTAAAAGTACAATTGAAAAAGTTTGTTTAA
- a CDS encoding TolC family protein, which produces MYFKKITLLFFLIFASIGHSQTLSLKEALKTGLENYGSIKAKNNYASASRETLKQSRRDYLPNLNLSAQQDYGTVNGQNGPLYGFGGLGVASSGLPLPEQNWNSAFGALYLVNMNWDFFTFGKTQEKINLSKIDVQAKEKDLNQEKFQQEIKISAAYLNLLASQRLLISQQKNLVRAEVFKKTAAARVKNGLLAGVDSTLATAEVSKAKIALNLARNFVKEQNNKLVDLMGVAPQDFIADTLFVTQIPKELITNNVSTDSLHPLLQLYKTRIDYSNQQVKLYKRFYYPTMSAFGILQTRASGFDSSYAADQTAFSRNYWDGVNPDRSNYLVGVGITWNLTTPFRSSKQVSAQKFVSQALQEEYNQADRELKSQLVFAEDKIKITLDNYVEAPIQVKAAAQAYLQKSTLYKNGLTDLTDLTQTIYTLNRAEIDRDIVNNNVWQSFLLKVAATGNFDLFMNEF; this is translated from the coding sequence ATGTATTTCAAAAAAATTACTTTACTATTTTTCTTGATTTTTGCCTCAATCGGTCATTCACAAACCTTGTCTTTAAAAGAAGCCCTGAAGACTGGTCTTGAAAACTACGGATCAATCAAAGCAAAAAACAACTACGCCAGCGCTTCTCGGGAAACGCTCAAACAATCCCGCCGTGATTATCTGCCCAATTTAAATTTATCTGCGCAACAAGATTACGGAACTGTCAACGGACAGAATGGCCCGCTTTATGGTTTTGGAGGTCTCGGAGTCGCTTCGTCGGGATTACCGCTTCCGGAACAAAACTGGAACTCTGCATTTGGTGCTCTTTATTTGGTTAATATGAACTGGGATTTTTTCACCTTTGGAAAAACGCAGGAAAAAATCAATTTATCTAAAATTGATGTTCAGGCAAAAGAAAAGGATTTAAATCAGGAAAAATTCCAACAGGAAATCAAAATTTCGGCAGCCTATTTAAATTTATTGGCAAGTCAAAGATTATTGATTTCACAGCAAAAAAATCTGGTTCGTGCAGAAGTTTTCAAAAAAACGGCTGCGGCGAGGGTTAAAAATGGATTATTGGCCGGTGTAGATTCTACTTTGGCAACAGCGGAAGTTTCTAAAGCTAAAATTGCTTTAAATCTTGCCCGAAACTTCGTGAAAGAACAAAATAATAAATTAGTCGATTTGATGGGAGTTGCTCCTCAGGATTTTATTGCTGATACGCTTTTTGTGACTCAGATTCCAAAAGAGCTTATAACCAATAACGTTTCAACAGACAGTCTTCACCCTTTATTGCAACTTTATAAAACCAGAATCGATTACAGCAATCAACAGGTTAAATTGTACAAACGATTTTACTATCCGACCATGAGTGCTTTTGGTATTTTACAAACACGAGCCTCAGGATTTGATTCTTCTTATGCGGCTGATCAAACCGCTTTTAGCAGAAATTACTGGGATGGTGTAAATCCGGATCGTAGTAATTATTTGGTTGGAGTTGGAATTACGTGGAATTTAACGACACCATTCAGATCCAGCAAACAAGTCAGTGCTCAGAAATTTGTTTCCCAAGCTTTGCAGGAAGAATACAATCAGGCCGACAGAGAATTGAAATCGCAATTGGTTTTTGCCGAAGATAAAATCAAAATTACACTCGACAATTATGTAGAAGCCCCAATTCAGGTTAAAGCAGCTGCTCAGGCGTATTTGCAAAAATCGACTTTGTACAAAAACGGATTAACCGATTTGACGGATTTAACACAGACTATTTACACGCTAAACCGTGCTGAAATTGACCGTGATATTGTCAACAATAATGTCTGGCAGTCTTTTTTATTGAAAGTAGCCGCAACTGGTAATTTTGACTTATTTATGAACGAATTTTAA
- a CDS encoding efflux RND transporter permease subunit, with product MNLIRFALRKPISILVMVAGLFFFGIGAIKDIKVDILPKMNLPVIYIAHPFGGYTPDQMEAYFAKNYVNILPFANGVKSVETKNVQGLMIMKLTYYENTNMAQAAAELSALSNRIQAAFPPGTQPPFIIRFDASSLPIGQLVLSSKIRSNNELQDLANVYVRASFTSIPGLLSPAPFGGSPRTVEVNVDPDLLRSHNMTPDQIVEAIRLNNQTAPSGNVRIGDKNYITPTNNTIRDIKDFEQIPLFKGGVQNLKLGDVATVKDGADITNGYALVNGKRSVYISIAKAGDASTWDVVQKLKAELPKIQSTLPEDVKLSYEFDQSVYVINSVKSLITEGIIGAVLTGLMVLLFLGDKRAALIVILTIPISIISGVLFLKLFGQTINLMSLSGLALAIGILVDESTVTIENIHQHLDMGKPKALAIWDACQEIALPKLLILLCILAVFAPAFTMVGIPGALFLPLALAIGFSMVFSFLLSQTFVPVMANWLMKGHPVHEHDPSITDDEAEFNECGLTPESERDLISQKKVMVERDDTNRDGKISTFERFRIRFMRTLDRLLPHKKATSLIYLIGITVLALVFLNFIGKDVFPKVNSSQFQLRMRAADGTRIERTEEKAILILKEINKMVGKEHVGISSVYVGQHPSLFSINPIYLFTAGPHEAVFQVSLKEYHVDMDEFKDDLRARIKKILPDVKLTFEPIELTDKVLSQGSPTPIEIRIAGKDKKRNELYASQIVEKLQKIAYFRDVQIGQPIHYPALNIDIDRTRAAELGVDMNDISRSLIASTSSSRYTEKNTWIDEKTGLSVAVQVQVPLSQMKSKTDIGEIPVLKNSLRPVLSDVAKITPGFVNGENDNLGAMPYITVTANIHQTDLGTATKDVAATINSLGELPRGLFISPIGLSTVLSETLSSLQVGLLVAIMVIFLMLAANFQSFKVSLVILTTVPAVVLGALLMLTLTGSTLNLQSYMGIIMSVGVSIANAVLLVTNAEQLRKRNGNALESAREAAALRLRPIIMTSVAMIAGMLPMAIGHGEGGDQVSPLGRAVIGGLLFSTFAVLLILPLIFAWAQEHTTTQSVSLDPEDEESIHYISTLKPKNEK from the coding sequence ATGAATTTAATACGTTTTGCACTCCGCAAACCCATATCTATATTGGTAATGGTTGCCGGCCTATTTTTCTTCGGAATTGGCGCCATCAAAGACATTAAGGTAGATATTTTGCCTAAGATGAATTTACCGGTTATCTATATTGCACATCCATTTGGAGGGTATACTCCGGATCAGATGGAAGCTTATTTTGCCAAGAATTATGTAAATATTTTACCTTTTGCCAATGGTGTAAAATCGGTAGAAACCAAGAATGTTCAAGGGTTAATGATTATGAAATTAACCTATTACGAAAACACCAACATGGCTCAGGCGGCAGCCGAACTGAGTGCGTTATCCAACAGGATTCAGGCGGCATTTCCTCCGGGAACCCAGCCTCCGTTTATCATTCGTTTTGATGCTTCTTCCTTGCCTATTGGTCAATTGGTTTTGAGCAGTAAAATCAGATCCAATAACGAATTACAGGATTTAGCCAACGTTTATGTTCGTGCTTCTTTCACTTCCATTCCCGGTTTGTTATCACCTGCCCCTTTTGGAGGAAGTCCGAGAACCGTTGAAGTAAATGTAGATCCGGATTTATTGCGTTCGCACAATATGACACCTGATCAGATTGTAGAAGCCATTCGATTAAACAACCAGACTGCTCCTTCGGGAAATGTTAGAATTGGTGACAAAAACTATATTACACCAACCAACAATACGATTCGAGATATTAAGGATTTTGAACAAATTCCGTTATTCAAAGGTGGCGTTCAAAACTTAAAATTAGGTGATGTTGCGACCGTAAAAGACGGTGCCGATATTACCAATGGTTATGCTTTGGTAAACGGTAAACGCTCTGTTTATATTAGTATTGCAAAAGCAGGAGATGCTTCTACGTGGGATGTGGTTCAGAAATTGAAAGCGGAACTTCCAAAAATTCAAAGCACACTTCCCGAAGATGTAAAACTATCTTATGAATTTGATCAATCTGTTTATGTAATCAATTCCGTTAAAAGTTTAATTACGGAAGGAATTATCGGAGCCGTTTTAACCGGATTAATGGTTTTACTTTTCCTTGGAGACAAACGTGCTGCTTTGATTGTAATTTTAACGATACCTATTTCTATTATTTCCGGTGTTTTGTTCTTGAAATTATTCGGACAAACCATCAACTTAATGTCTTTAAGCGGATTGGCGCTGGCCATTGGAATTTTGGTGGATGAAAGCACCGTAACCATCGAAAATATCCATCAGCACCTCGATATGGGAAAACCCAAGGCCCTCGCCATTTGGGATGCTTGTCAGGAAATTGCATTGCCTAAATTATTGATCTTACTTTGTATACTGGCGGTATTTGCTCCGGCATTTACCATGGTTGGAATTCCGGGAGCTTTGTTTTTGCCATTGGCTTTAGCAATCGGATTCTCTATGGTCTTTTCTTTTTTACTTTCTCAAACTTTTGTTCCTGTAATGGCCAACTGGCTCATGAAAGGACATCCTGTACACGAACACGATCCAAGCATTACCGATGATGAAGCGGAGTTTAATGAATGCGGTCTGACACCTGAATCTGAGCGAGATTTGATTTCTCAGAAAAAGGTAATGGTTGAAAGAGACGACACCAATAGAGATGGTAAAATAAGCACCTTTGAACGTTTCAGAATCCGATTTATGAGAACGCTGGATCGTTTGCTTCCACATAAAAAAGCAACCAGTCTAATCTATCTTATCGGAATCACCGTACTCGCGCTAGTATTTTTAAATTTTATTGGAAAAGATGTTTTTCCTAAAGTAAATTCAAGTCAATTTCAGTTGAGAATGCGCGCCGCAGACGGAACCCGTATCGAACGCACCGAAGAAAAAGCCATATTGATTTTGAAAGAAATCAATAAAATGGTAGGAAAAGAACATGTCGGAATCAGCTCTGTATATGTGGGGCAACATCCTTCTCTATTCTCAATCAACCCGATTTATCTTTTTACTGCGGGCCCACACGAAGCTGTTTTTCAGGTGAGTTTGAAAGAATACCATGTTGATATGGATGAATTTAAAGACGATCTGAGAGCGAGAATCAAAAAAATCCTTCCCGATGTAAAATTGACTTTTGAACCAATTGAACTTACAGACAAAGTATTGAGCCAAGGTTCACCTACTCCAATCGAAATTCGAATTGCAGGAAAGGACAAAAAAAGAAATGAACTTTATGCCAGTCAAATAGTCGAAAAACTTCAAAAGATAGCTTATTTCAGAGATGTACAAATTGGACAGCCGATTCATTATCCTGCTTTGAATATTGATATTGACAGAACACGTGCAGCAGAATTAGGAGTGGATATGAATGATATTTCGAGATCCCTTATTGCCTCAACTTCTTCTTCGAGATACACCGAAAAAAACACCTGGATAGATGAAAAAACAGGTTTATCGGTTGCGGTTCAGGTACAAGTTCCGCTTAGTCAAATGAAAAGTAAAACTGATATCGGAGAAATTCCGGTATTAAAAAACTCGCTTCGTCCTGTATTAAGCGATGTGGCCAAAATTACACCGGGCTTTGTAAATGGTGAAAATGACAATTTAGGGGCTATGCCATACATTACCGTTACAGCCAACATCCACCAAACCGATTTAGGTACGGCGACAAAAGATGTAGCTGCAACAATAAATTCATTGGGTGAATTACCGCGGGGATTATTCATTTCTCCCATTGGTTTAAGTACTGTATTGAGCGAAACATTAAGTAGTTTACAAGTTGGGTTATTGGTTGCCATCATGGTAATCTTCTTAATGTTGGCCGCTAATTTTCAGTCGTTCAAAGTGTCGTTGGTGATTTTAACAACTGTTCCAGCGGTAGTTTTGGGAGCTTTGTTAATGCTTACCCTTACTGGTTCAACCTTAAATTTACAATCGTATATGGGAATCATCATGTCGGTTGGAGTTTCGATTGCCAATGCAGTTTTATTGGTTACCAATGCCGAACAATTGCGCAAACGAAATGGCAATGCGCTGGAATCTGCCCGTGAAGCGGCAGCCTTGCGTCTTCGTCCAATTATCATGACCTCTGTGGCAATGATTGCGGGAATGTTACCAATGGCAATTGGTCATGGCGAAGGTGGCGATCAGGTTTCTCCCCTGGGAAGAGCGGTTATCGGTGGACTATTATTCTCGACTTTTGCAGTATTGCTAATCTTACCGTTAATTTTTGCCTGGGCACAGGAACATACCACAACACAATCCGTTTCATTAGATCCGGAAGACGAAGAAAGCATCCATTATATCTCAACACTAAAACCAAAAAATGAAAAATAA
- a CDS encoding efflux RND transporter periplasmic adaptor subunit, whose translation MKNKIIQSTALFFAALFFLNSCNSKKEETVTAEIEPKTATFLLAKEKLTTELRLPAELTGFQQVDLYAKVSSFVKTLKVDIGSEVKKGQLLIVLEAPEISSQLAAAESRLKSMEAIYATSKSTYNRLYETSKVEGTISKNDLEMASGKKNSDYAQYQAAIAAHKEVSIMRGYLEIRAPFDGIVAARNVNLGTFVGPAGKGSDLPLLTIQQQDKLRLAVSIPELYTGYLHQGDEMSFNVKSLPDTFKAKIQRMSGALDLKLRSERVEMDVHNTKGNLLPGMVAEVLLPLNAKDSTFVAPKSAVVNSAEGTFVIKILNHKATRINVKKGREIDDKIEIFGDLNPNDKLIKIASEEIKEGDVVNE comes from the coding sequence ATGAAAAATAAAATCATACAATCGACCGCACTATTTTTTGCAGCCCTGTTTTTTCTAAACAGTTGTAACTCCAAAAAAGAAGAAACTGTTACCGCAGAAATCGAACCTAAAACAGCGACTTTTCTTTTAGCAAAAGAAAAACTAACCACCGAATTGCGCTTGCCAGCCGAATTAACCGGTTTTCAGCAAGTAGATTTGTATGCTAAAGTGAGCAGTTTTGTTAAAACACTAAAAGTAGATATAGGATCAGAAGTCAAAAAAGGACAGCTATTAATTGTTCTGGAAGCTCCTGAAATCAGTTCACAACTGGCCGCAGCCGAATCGAGATTAAAATCGATGGAAGCAATTTATGCAACCAGTAAAAGCACCTACAACCGTTTGTACGAAACAAGCAAAGTAGAAGGAACAATTTCTAAAAACGATTTAGAAATGGCAAGCGGAAAGAAAAATTCGGATTATGCACAATATCAAGCCGCAATTGCCGCTCATAAAGAAGTTTCAATCATGAGAGGTTATCTTGAAATCCGTGCTCCTTTTGATGGAATCGTTGCAGCAAGAAACGTGAACTTAGGAACATTTGTAGGCCCGGCAGGAAAAGGTTCTGATTTGCCTTTATTGACAATCCAGCAACAAGATAAATTGCGTTTGGCGGTTTCGATTCCGGAATTGTATACGGGGTATTTACATCAAGGTGACGAAATGAGTTTTAATGTAAAATCTTTACCTGATACCTTCAAAGCCAAAATTCAGAGAATGTCCGGAGCTCTAGACTTAAAACTGCGTTCCGAGCGCGTTGAGATGGATGTACACAACACAAAAGGAAACTTGCTACCGGGAATGGTTGCCGAAGTTCTTTTACCGCTTAATGCAAAAGACAGCACCTTTGTAGCACCAAAATCTGCCGTGGTAAATTCAGCCGAGGGTACATTTGTTATAAAAATACTCAATCACAAAGCAACAAGAATCAACGTCAAAAAAGGAAGAGAAATCGACGATAAAATTGAAATTTTCGGTGATTTGAATCCAAATGATAAACTGATCAAAATTGCCAGTGAAGAAATTAAAGAAGGTGATGTTGTGAATGAATAA
- a CDS encoding Ig-like domain-containing protein: MIKKLLKLVVLFAATLMLIVSCSKNDDEETKTPETPTSTVPVLEDNVKIIDQTKLQLDVTPAKIDEGIYQFTFTGTAPTIKSGDLIVGDQGEGFIRNVTASKVDGNIITLQTTQASMADLFKEGGFNFSLDMNDLTQKKVASGFSYTISNRSIYQEGPLSIVLNKGQIDFDPNWFFDFKFNKTGMTFFELSAKNAKLNGELTATVTAAQATTLVNQSSSILSDPDRFTKKHTVWVPAVLLGIPVLVPVRIVAKLDLILDYSATINATITRQTTFTSTNTFNLGIQYANGQWNDINSFSPVNKFTLSQRTGNAKATINLALTPKVSFRLYGQAGPYASVSLMEQLSGAIASPSLDWDFKADVWLKATAGVEIEILDFDKLDYNKSIETEKLFYTTPYKIESVSGNSQVGDAGKQLTNPIKVRIIDNLEKIQSNVPVYFKVESGGGSVQTSSIMTDENGFAQTTWKLGTSGEQVVTVSAKKGDGTNILGVPVTFTALFKSLIGTWTLISATPAIGTFVPDYIQCVGNGDIVMEENRINSGQMIVTKDGGQIIFNSTQKYNNITYDDKCKVTQDSPDTFTEGTDNAAFTYDEKSFFIKDVESGTIDTYSYTLLSANKVSVLGCVFERK; encoded by the coding sequence ATGATAAAAAAACTACTAAAATTAGTCGTACTATTTGCTGCTACCTTAATGCTAATAGTATCCTGTTCCAAAAATGACGATGAAGAGACAAAAACCCCGGAAACACCAACATCCACCGTTCCTGTATTAGAAGATAATGTAAAAATTATTGATCAGACCAAGCTTCAACTTGATGTAACACCAGCTAAGATTGACGAAGGAATTTATCAATTTACATTTACCGGTACCGCCCCCACTATTAAATCCGGAGATCTGATTGTAGGCGATCAGGGAGAAGGTTTTATACGAAACGTAACCGCATCAAAAGTAGATGGTAACATTATCACTTTACAAACCACTCAGGCCTCTATGGCGGATCTTTTTAAAGAAGGTGGCTTTAACTTTAGTTTAGATATGAATGATTTAACCCAAAAGAAAGTAGCTTCGGGGTTTTCTTATACCATTTCTAATCGGTCGATCTATCAGGAAGGTCCTTTGAGTATTGTGTTGAATAAAGGACAAATCGATTTTGATCCCAATTGGTTTTTTGATTTTAAATTTAATAAAACCGGCATGACCTTTTTTGAACTCAGCGCCAAAAACGCAAAGCTTAATGGTGAACTTACTGCAACTGTGACAGCCGCTCAAGCCACAACCTTAGTCAACCAATCATCTTCAATATTAAGTGATCCTGATCGTTTTACAAAAAAACATACTGTATGGGTACCTGCAGTTTTATTAGGTATACCGGTTCTTGTTCCCGTAAGAATTGTTGCAAAATTGGATTTAATACTGGATTATTCAGCAACTATTAATGCGACTATTACACGTCAGACAACATTTACTTCGACAAACACGTTTAATTTAGGAATACAGTACGCCAACGGGCAGTGGAATGACATCAATAGCTTTTCACCTGTAAATAAATTTACATTATCGCAGCGAACCGGAAATGCAAAAGCTACAATCAATCTTGCATTAACTCCTAAAGTAAGTTTTAGACTTTATGGTCAGGCGGGTCCCTATGCCTCTGTTAGTTTAATGGAACAATTATCAGGCGCAATAGCCTCACCTTCCTTAGATTGGGATTTTAAGGCTGATGTTTGGTTAAAAGCAACTGCAGGCGTGGAAATTGAAATTTTAGATTTCGATAAGTTAGACTACAATAAATCAATAGAAACAGAAAAATTATTCTATACAACTCCCTATAAAATTGAATCTGTATCAGGTAATAGCCAAGTTGGCGATGCGGGAAAACAACTAACCAATCCAATAAAGGTTAGAATCATTGACAATTTAGAAAAAATACAGTCCAACGTACCGGTTTATTTTAAAGTTGAAAGTGGTGGTGGTTCCGTTCAAACTTCCAGCATTATGACTGACGAAAATGGTTTCGCCCAAACCACATGGAAACTGGGAACATCCGGAGAGCAAGTCGTAACCGTTAGTGCAAAAAAAGGAGATGGAACAAATATCCTCGGAGTCCCTGTTACTTTCACGGCGCTCTTTAAATCTCTTATTGGTACCTGGACCTTGATTTCAGCAACACCTGCTATTGGTACCTTCGTTCCGGATTATATCCAATGTGTCGGTAACGGAGATATTGTAATGGAAGAAAATAGAATTAATAGCGGACAAATGATTGTTACAAAAGACGGAGGCCAAATAATATTTAATTCTACCCAAAAATACAATAATATTACCTACGACGATAAATGTAAAGTAACACAAGATTCGCCTGACACCTTTACTGAAGGAACAGATAACGCTGCTTTTACTTACGATGAAAAATCGTTTTTCATAAAAGATGTTGAATCCGGAACAATTGATACGTATTCTTATACTTTACTCTCAGCAAATAAGGTAAGCGTACTGGGCTGCGTGTTTGAAAGAAAGTAA